TATTCATAAAAGCTGTGTGATTATTACACATATcaatacattatcattatcgTGACAGTTCTTAAGTGAGACGGAGTTGTTTCAGACATGAACCAACATAGTTAATTTTCCTTCCAAACCTGCTGGTATACTAGGCTCAACAGATTAAATTATCAAATATTATTGTCATTCTTTCTGACAATACCTTTTCTGTAGAAGATCATCCCTGAGCGAGGACCACGCAGGGTCTTGTGTGTTGTCGTGGTGACGATGTCACAGTAGTCAAAGGGACTGGGAATCTCTCCGGCGGCCACCAACCCACTCACATGAGCCATGTCAGCAAGCAGTAGGGCTCCCACTTCATCAGCGATCTCCCGGAAACGCTTGTAATCCAAGTTCCGTGAGTAACAGCTTACACCTGCAACAACAACTAAAACCTTTACCAAGACGTAGTGTTTAGCTCACAGGAAGTTCATGTGTCCAGGCAGCAGACTATCCCACAATGGCATCACTCAACATAAGAAGAAATTCATACACAAGATCAAACGAATATTATACTTATTTCTGTAACTCCAAATCAAATACTTTGACAGTTAAATGTGATCTCAATAGAGGATGCTTAAGAGCTATAAAAAACTGAATAATCATCCAATGAACTGACAAAAGTTTGGTACTTGTCAACTTCTGTCTGAAAAAGTTACATAATTGTGTTGACAGCATACAATTAAAAGTCTCATAACAGATTTTCCTGGATACACTGTACAATATCCTCACCAGCAACAATCATTTTCGGCAAGAACATGAGAGCATTTTCCCGCAATTTGTCGTAGTCGATCAGGCCAGTTACAGGGTCTACTTTGTAGGGGAAGGACTCAAAGAAAACAGATGTGGCCGACACTCGTTTGTTCTGGGTCATGAAGCCATGGCTAAGATGTCCGCCGTCCGGCAGGTAGAGGCCCATTATCCTCCCATGAGGCTCCACAACAGCAGTGTACACAGCAAAGTTGGCTGGGGAGCCAGAGAGAGGCTGTACGTTCACGCCCCATCGGTCAGCATCAAGACCAAATGCCTCCCTTGCCCTCTTCTGGCAAAGCAGTTCCACTTTGTCAATGATCTCATTGCCGCCATAATACCTGTTTTAAAAAAGAAGCATTTGTTTTGTGAACCTTGTCATTACAATAATCTTCTGATTCTCCAGAAGCATATGAATTTTTTCAACACCAGCCACACCCTATTTGAAGAGATATTTTTAGGCATTTCTAAAATACCAGATGAATTACACTTTCGGTACTGATGAAGACACTCCAGTTTCATATTACAACTAGAACACTACATCACTCTGATTTCCTCTGACAGATTCTCTACCATGACCCTTGGAGTGTGTTGACTTGGAGACTGCTGACTGGCTGTACAACCTACCTTTGTCCAGGCTGACCCTCGGAATATTTGTTTGTGAGACAGGAACCCAAGGCTTGCTGGACAGAGCGGCTGGCAAAGTTCTCTGATGCTATCATCTCAAGCCCCTTGCGTTGCCGTTCTTTCTCCAGGCGGATGAGTTCGTAGATCTCAGGATCATCTGTCCTAATATCCTCTTGCAGATTCAtaatggtggctgtctgtatgGTCACTTCGTCACTGTCGGCAGAACATATTTACCATCTGGATCaagtgatgcatgtcatcatgaacaattacaattacaaatacAAGTAAAGCAAAACAACTCACAGAGACTGTAAGAAATTGAATTAAAGTGATACAACAGCACATGGGGTAAACACTGAAAAGTCAATAATGTGTGTGTCCTCCCCCATCATCAAAACAAGCCATACAACGCTGTCGCATAGAGGTGATAAGCCTTTGAATTGTCGCTTGTGGGATCCTTTGCCACTCTCGCTGCAATACTGCCTCCAGTTGACAGAGATTTTGCATTTGGAGATCCTGTTGGAGACGGCGGCCAATAATGTCCCAAAGATGCTTGATTGGTGAAACATCAGGGGAGAGAGCTGCCGTTCAAGCACAGGCACATTGTTATGACGTAAGAAGTCCATAGAGACGCCCGCTGTATGTGCTCAAACATTATCTTGTAAAAACGTGAGCAGATCGTGATGACATCTTAGATGAAACCTGGATTTGTCTGAGAACAGGACCCCTTGCCATCGTTGAATTCGCCACTGTCAGTGATGCCTTGACCAGCTTTAACAGTGATGTCTGAGGCATTGAGTCAGTATTGGTCCAACATACGGCCATCTGGCATGAAGTCTGGCTGAGTGCAATCAGCGACGAACAGTGTACACGCTGATGTTCCCATACCTCCCtctcacagcagcagcaacacgGGTAGCTGGCAATGTGCAATCCTGCTGATGTTGTCGGACAATGTGTCGGTCTTGTCAAGCCGTTGTCACACGTTTCTGCCCTGGTCTTGGTCGATTCCTGGTTGACGCTGTTAGTTGGAAATGTTGGGCCAGTCTTGTGATGGTGGAATGATGGCATCAAAACCTTCGGCCAATGGCTCTGCTGGACAATCCCTCCTGGATTACGGCAATGGCACGTTCTCTGTATTCGTGTGTCAATCTTGGCATGTTGCTGTGTCTTCATCGGAACAGCAGCTATCGTACTGACCATAGTTTCTGACATGCCACATTTAATTTTCCAGGTATGCATGCACAAATTGTGCATCTCAACACTCCCATTCAGCCACGTTCACATTTTTGTGTTTTGGCGAAATGTTTCACGATCCATTTTGGGAATCACTTTAACACCACTTTCACATGTTATTGCAGTGATCTGATGTTGCTTCAATTGCTTTACCCAGATAGATAGATGTTCACATATTTGATTGTTTTTGAAATATAGAAATTTTGAAGACAGTGCGATTTCATCGGATCATAGTATATATTAAAATGCCATTCTTTCAGTTCCTAAGCATTTTCAAACATAAGATTTTACACCATATCTTATTCATAATTTATACAAGGCCATTTGGTATTAAATCCAACACAAATCACTGATGTAACTTTTTCCCAACCTAAGGTATGAGATCTGCAAGCATTAGCAGTCTCAGTACATAACTACCTTTGTGCTTACAAAATTATCTAAAATACCTGGAGAAGTTAAGTATTTGTCCCAATCAGACAAGCAAAACATCATGACGTAACTACATCATGATTAACAGACTTCATTCCGCTACATACATGCAGTAGTACACTTCATGAATTTAATCATGATTTGAGCAGCAGTTTCATTGGCTATAACTTGAACAGGTGCCTGTGACACAGTTACAAGATATATGGCAACGGAGGCCATATAGTAGGATAGTAGATGGTGTTTGATAGCAAGTACTGCTGACTTACGTTACTGGTTGTGACACATATCTTGCAGTTGCTGTCTGCAGTGTGAGCCAGTATAATCTTGTACACTGTATCTCTGTCCTACATAATTCATCAAGTTCAGGTCCACACGATGACAGCATGTGGTGGAGGTGACTAACCTCTTTTTTAGTTGGAACACTTATTGAACTAAAACATGTGCTTTGCTACACACATGACATAATGAGTTCAGACCTTGAACTACAAACTACAGCCCTACTTAGGAGGCAGCGTCACCTTCAAAACCTTCAGTACTgatcgccgccatacagctgggcTATTGCTACGTGcgatttgaaaaagaaataaaaaaatgacaaaacatctGTGTGTACATATTGAATCTACAGGCCTAAACGACGTAAATATAATTTTGAGGATAAACATTCCTCCATCGGGTACAATTTCTTGTGAATGAAAGCTGCTTATTTGTTAAATTCACCTTAACAAGTTTCGTTTTACTCCTCGCTCTGTATAGTGGGTATAGATCTATACTATATGGCCGTATTTAGTAGGAGCTGATGTGTTCAGAACACACCACAGTACTTGACTGACAATGATGAAGCATGTAATTAATTCAAAACAAGTAAATCGTTGTAGTCTATAAACGTATGTATACTAGGCGAGCACATGGTGTGCACGGAGTATAACGTTGTATGTAGATCTACAACAATTAACCAAATGGCGCCAAATCTAGTCATGAAATGTTGCGATTTAAAATGTTTCAGCGTTAAATATATGTGACAAACATCTGCTTCGGTATTGTTATATaagacaaacactcacacaaaaGATGACAGCTTGTCAAGTGGATGAAATCAGGTTCACCTCGATTCTCTCCACACACTCACCTCCAACACAGTTCTCAAAGAGAGGAGGCCGAGAGACGGGCGCAGCGACATATATAGACACTATTGACCAATGGACGTCACCCTTTCATTTCCTTTAG
The nucleotide sequence above comes from Haliotis asinina isolate JCU_RB_2024 chromosome 5, JCU_Hal_asi_v2, whole genome shotgun sequence. Encoded proteins:
- the LOC137283246 gene encoding serine hydroxymethyltransferase, cytosolic-like; protein product: MNLQEDIRTDDPEIYELIRLEKERQRKGLEMIASENFASRSVQQALGSCLTNKYSEGQPGQRYYGGNEIIDKVELLCQKRAREAFGLDADRWGVNVQPLSGSPANFAVYTAVVEPHGRIMGLYLPDGGHLSHGFMTQNKRVSATSVFFESFPYKVDPVTGLIDYDKLRENALMFLPKMIVAGVSCYSRNLDYKRFREIADEVGALLLADMAHVSGLVAAGEIPSPFDYCDIVTTTTHKTLRGPRSGMIFYRKGVRKVLKSGENVMYDLEKKINEAVFPGLQGGPHNHQIAAVAVALRQAVTPEFKLYQKQVMANAKALCTGLQNKGYTIVSGGTDTHLVLVDLRPQKLDGARAEKVLEDVGIAVNKNTCPGDKSALKPSGLRIGTPALTSRGLKEEDFDRVVEFIHEAILLTQEVVSSSGPTLREFKTKLSTDQEVVNKVKALKSRVEEFAIKFSLPGFDDW